The nucleotide sequence CGAGAGCCACGCTTCGGCTTGCCCGGGGTCCTGCAAACACGGCAGCAGTTGCAAGGCCATGGTACTCGCCTGCGCAAACTCAATCGACGCGTGCGTCCGGCCCTGCGCATCGGCTTGTAGCGCCAAGTAGTCCAGGCCGTCCATGATGCTCGCCAGCCATACCCCCCGCGGCGCGGGCGGGTCGGCGGCGCCCGGGGGCAGCTGATCCAGCGTAGCCCGCAGCAGGGGAAAGCACTGCCTCTGCTCGTATAGCGTGGCTAAGTGGTCAGGCGTCACATATGCTTCCCCTAACAAGCTCAGCAACAGGTTGAGGGGCCAGGGTTGACGGGCCAGCCGGGCGCGCAGCTTGCGCTGCGTCCGCTCACTGCCGAGTAGCCTCGGGAGCAGGCCACTCCAGGAGGATTCGTGCAGCTCGCCGCGAGCCAAGGCCCCGAACAGCTGGGCCAGTTCGCGCGCGGGCTCGCAGGCCGCTACCTGCGTTAGCCACAAAGTTAAGGGTAGCCGCCCGGCAAACAGGATGACGCTGGCCAGCACCAGTTCCTCATCGGTGGGCGGCGTAGCGGGAATTGCTGGGACGGCAAACCCCAGCTGCGCCTTCGCGATACCAGGTGGCGTTGGGCAATCGAATTCTAAGACCGCGCCGTATGCCTGTAACACGTGCCCTAGGTCATAGCCCACCGGGCGGGGTTTGGTTACCTGGGGCACGGGCGGGGGCAGTAGCAAGGACACTACCTGCTCAGTGAAGCCGGGATAGCGCGGTTCCAACACTTGATACGCCTTGCGGCCGTAGCCCGCGAGCAGGGCCTGCAGCAATTCGCCCTCGTACTCGCTAAACTGGTGGGCGGCCTGCTCTGGGGTTAGGGTTTCTGCCGTGACGATCTGCACGCTCGCTGGATCGCGAACCCCCCACTTTCCTAAGGGCATGGTCAGGCCTATTGCGGACATAAAGCCCGGCGCCAAGAGCCCGCCTGCGGCGTTGATACACGCCAACAACTCCCCCTGTTGGTACACAAAGTCAAAGATGGCGGAAAGATCAACTTCCCCTAGCCGCACAGAAGCAGGTACCGAAGACATAAGAACTGATCGTACTTGTTCTCAGGAAGATAAAGACTTATGCAACGAACAAAGCAGTAATATTCAGATTGTTAGATTTATTTGAAAAGCAGATGCCAGAATCCTCCCCTTCACTATCCGTAACCATTACTGGCGTCTTGGACATTTTCCAAACGTCCTACTGGAAAGTGTCCAAGGTTGATCCGTGCCAGGTTGGTAGTTGCCTCTGTGGGTATGTGTGATAAGGCCCCCTTATCGAGGGGAATCGCTAACCAGTAGTGGTGCCGATGCGACAGCTCCACTATGGTCTTGTTTTGTCCAGGACCGATACGGCACCCTAGCTACTTCGTCCGACTACTTATACGTAAATAGCTCGCCGCCTCATTGCCTGCCCCGCCCCCTGCCATCGAGTGCACGCCCGTATCCGGGAGAACTGGCCCGACTTGGCTGCCCATGGCCCGGTCCACGGAATCCACATCAATCTTAGCGTTTGCGGCCGCCACCTGCTCGAAATACACCCGTCGGGCCTTGGCTAAGGTAGCCGAGTCCATCCGCCCAAAGGTGCCCATCCCCTCCAGGACGAGCGTGTCCGTACGCCGGGTGGCCCCTTTGTAAAAGCGGAACGTAGTCGAGCTGCCCAGACAGCCGTGCCGCAGAAAGAGTGTATCGCCGTGGCGACTTAGGGTTGCTTCTTGCTGGCTATAGTAGGTCTGCAGATAAAAGCCAAGGCCCCCGCGAATAAAGCGAATGTGCTGGGGCGGCTCGCCGGGACGTGGCACGGCTGGTACCTGCTGCCATGCCCCCCGCAGATCGGCTTCGGTAGCAGGCGACGGGTGAGCGCAGCCGCTAAGGGTCAGCCAGGCCAGAGGCAAAACGGAGAGGACAGCTTTCGGCAACGGGCGGAGCAGCAGAGAAAATAGCACCACTGGTAGAGCAAGATACGAACTCTAGTAATGGGGTAAAGGCGCTACACGTCCTGTCCTAAAATAGGTTGACAAACCTGATAAGCGTTAACCTATGTTAGGAAAGGTACTCGGGCTAGATGCTTCGTAAATTGAGTGTTTAGTTGTCCTTTGGCTGACCGACAGCGCTCCAAGAAAATATCCAAAACTAGGTGTTGTGTACGGCTCGTCCGAATGCCAAATTTGCTGGAAGAGACCCACGGCCTTGGCCCCTTTTTGTTCCCACGACACCCCCGACTGCGAATCCCGATGAAAAACCCTTCCCGCGCCTTCTACTTGGTTGCCACCTTCTGCCTGCTCTTGGCCTTGGGCGGAGCCTTCCTGGCGGGCTACTATTCCAGCCGCAACGACTCCTTGGCGAAGCTGGGGCAGGGGCTGAGCTTTGGGGGCGCGCTCTCGCTCATCTTCGCCTCGGCTGTGTACAAAAAACAAAAGGGCAACCCAGACAGTCCGCGCTAAGAAGACACGGAGGAATTACGGCCTAGTGCCGGGCAGATGGGCTTGCCCGCTTTGGTTCACGGAAACGGTGGTATTAGCTCAGTGAATATCCCCCCTCCGAACGCTGTCACATTAGTTGAACGGGCTTGACAAACGTTACGTGCCGAAGATGCTGTATGTATGTTTATCAGCTAATCAACTACCTCAACTAGGGTACTTTAAGAACGAAGTAGCCCCTTAGTTTATTCCCTTCAAGCGCCTCAAGCCCGAGAAGGTGGAGCTCCTTCTGGCTACCTTGGCCGTACTGAGTTTGGTGCGTCAAACGCCGGAAAGTACTTAGACTGTCTAACTATCCACTTCGTTTTCTGACTCTTCTATGCGTATTTCTACCTTCTCTTTTTTTCCACTCACCATAAAGTGTCTGTTTTTTGCTCTGGCACTAGTGCTATCCTTGGGAGCGGTAGCTCAACCCACAGCGCCAACCTGGCAAAGTGCCGTTGCCCTCGACGGCTTGTCTGCTAATGTGAGTTCTGCTGCTTTTGATGCCTCCGGCAATCTGTATATATCCCGGCGTTTCTCAGGTACTTTGAGCTTAAGTGGCACCACCTACACCAGTAACAACGGCAGCGCCGACGTGGTGGTACTCAAATACGCGCCGAATGGCACGCTGCAGTGGGCCCGCTTGATTGACTCCCCCGGCAACGACGAGGTGACGGACTTGGCCTTGGATGCCGCAGGCAACGTGTATGTAACCGGTATTTTCACCGGCTCGGTAACCCTGGCCCCGAATATTTCGCTGACTTGGAACGGCCACACTAACGGCCAGTGCTTTATTGCTTGTTTCTCGACGCAAGGCATCCCCCAGTGGGTACAACAAAGCACCGACTTCGCCCGCGCTAGCCGCTTAGCCGTTCACAGCAACGGGCAACTCAGCTTTGTCGGCGCTTTTTTTATCAGCCAGTCGCTAACTATTGGTGGAATGTCGTTGAGCAGTAACGCCGATGCCACCGCTTATATTGGTCGTATGTCGGCGGCAACGGGGGCCATGCAATCTTTGGCACAGCTCTTCTCCTACACCGCCATAGGCTCAAGTCCGCTAACGATAACCTACCCCCGCCTCGCTCTTTCCCCCAACGGCGATGCCTACGTGTCCATTGCCTTCCCTCCCGTCACTACGCTCGACTTTCCCAATTTTAGGCCTGTCGCTCGGGGTAATTATGACTTGGTGGTGGCCAAATACAACCCCCAAAATGGCTTCGAGTGGGCCCAATCCATTGGAGGTGCGGGCAATGACTACGACGCGGGCCTAGCAATAGATGCCAGCGGCAGCCTTTACATGGTGGGCAACTATGATGCTCCCGCCACGTTTGGCACGGCCACCGTACTTGCGCATACCGGCGGCACCGATGCCTACTTGGCCAAGTACTCGCCGCAAGGCGGCTTGCAGTGGGCCGAGCGAATGGGGGGAAGTGGTGACGATGTTTGGCGAGGCGTCGCCCTTGATGGAACGGGCACGGTGTACACCATGGGCAGCTTCTCCACCACCGTTCAGTTCGGACCCAGCACGCTAACCAGTGCCGGCAATACCGACGTGGCTGTGGCCAGCTATTCGCCCGCTGGGCAGTTTCGTTGGGTACAGCAGGCCGGCGGTCCCGGGTCTGAGTCAGCCGCCACGCTAGGCTTCGAGGCCAACGGCGGCGCGTACGTGCGGGGCCAATTTTCCAGCACCTGCACCTTTAACTCAACCGTACTCAGCACGCCGCTTGCCGCCGAAAACTTCATTGCTCGCCTTGGTTCCTTGCCTTTGTCACGGCGCGCCCCTGTAGCCACGGCCATGGCTATTTATCCCAATCCAGCTTCGGCTTGGGTTTCTTTACCCGCTCTGCCTGCTCAAACGCGCGTGCACCTCATCGACGCGCAAGGCCGGGTCGCTCGTACTAGTGTTGTATCGGGCTCGGCCCACGTTTCGGTACTGGGCCTCGTGCCCGGGCTTTACACCCTGCGGGTCATCGATGTACAGGGCCGTCAGTATACCGGACGGGTGATGGTAAAATAATGTCTACTGGTCTCGCACACTTGCATCAAAGTTTATTGCGCAGAAACCTTCCCATCAGTTGCAATGAGAAAGCGGGCACTGTCAAGCACTAACACCCCCTTTTATTCCTAGACCAAGCGTGTCTTACTGTTGTACCAAGTCGAGACGTGTCAGTGGCGGTGCGTAGAGAATCTTCCAGTCGGTGGAAGTGCTGTACCCCAGCCTCTAACATAGCTAACTGCGCTTGGACATGTTGTAAAGGACCATTCAGAAGGTGTCCAAGACACTTCCGTATCCGATTTATTAGCTATGTACCTGTGACAAAGGCCCCTTATCGAGGGTAATGTTTTGCATCAGCCACGGTCCTTTTGTTACTGTAGCTGGCAGCAAGTATCGCCTGCTTCTCTAGTCCATAATTACACTATCTCTACCGACTATTTTACCTTGGTGCGAAGCAGACCCAAGCACCTAGCTGTTTGACTAGCTGTTTGAATTGTGTAAAAAGCTGTTTGATTCTCTTTTTCAGCCCTGAAGCAGGGGAAGGACCTTTGTCTTAGGAAAGGCAGTAAGCCTTTCCCCATGATACCTTCTTGAGCTGAAGAACCATGAGCGAACAAACACCAAATACCAGCAGCCCGGCCAAAACCGCGCGGGGTGCTGCCGAAAACTTCATTGGCACGGCCTGGGTGAGCCTGGTAATACCCCCTGGTAATCCCACCGATTGCGTGGTGGGCTACGTCACCTTCGAGCCGGGGGCGCGCAATAACTGGCACGCGCACCCCAGCGGCCAGCTGCTGGTCGTGACGGCCGGGGCGGGCTACTACCAGGAAAAGGGCCAGCCGGCGCTGCTGCTGCGGGCCGGCGACGCGGTCAGTATTGCGCCCGGCGTGGTGCATTGGCACGGGGCCACGGCCACCAGCCTCTTTGTACACTATGCCATCAACCCCGGCGCCAGTCAGGGATTGGGCGACTGGATGGAGCCCGTGACGGACGAGGAGTACCAAGCCGCCCACCAGGGCTCGTAAGCCCAGCTGGCGCCTTTAGCCTTGTTCAATAGCCTCCTATCCTTCCTGCAAGCAATGAAACGACTGCCTTTTCTGGCAGCAGTAGCTGCCCTTTCCCTGCTTTTTTCCATCCCTATGAACGCGCAACAACCCGAGCCGCTGACCAAGCGGCAGCAAGCCCTTGTTACCATTTCGGCTCTTACTGCCAAGGGCGATTTGCCTCAACTGCATCAGGCCCTAGGCCAAGGTCTCGATAATGACTTGACTATCAACGAAGAAAAGGAAGTATTGGCGCAGCTCTACGCCTACTGTGGCTTTCCGCGCAGCCTGCAGGGCATCAACACCCTGATGAAGGTAGTCGAGGAGCGCAAAGCCCAAGGCAAGCACGACGTGCTCGGCAAAGAGGCCTCGCCGATCACCAGCACCGAACCCAAGTACGAGCGCGGCAAGCAGAACCTGGAAAAGCTCACCGGCAAACCGGAAACGGGCCCTAAAACCGGGGCTAACGCCTTCAGTCCAGAGATCGATGTGTTTCTGAAAGAGCACCTGTTTGCCGACATCTTCGAGCGCGACGTGCTTTCGTTTCAAGAGCGGGAGCTGGCTACCATCGCGGCGTTGGTAAGCCTGGGCGGCGTCGAGCCCATGCTGCAAGCGCACCTCGGCATGGGTATGAACACCGGCCTGACCGAAGCCCAACTCCGGCAGGTGCTGACCCTGGAAGAGAAGAGTATTGGCAAGAAGGAAGCAGACGCGGGCCGGGCAGTGCTGACCAAAGCACTGGAAGCCAAGAAATAGCAGCTACCAGCATCCATCCTAATCATTTCCCTATCCACCACGCTATGTCTACGAACTCGCATAACGGGCTGCTGCAGCCTAATCAAGAACCGAGCAATCACCGCCGTAATTTTCTGAAAACCGGGGCCGTGCTCGGCTCCGCCCTGCTGGCCGCGCCCGGCCTGCTGACTAGTGCCGCCGGCAATACCCTAAGTGCTGAGGCGGCAAGCCGCGCTAGCTTGACCACGCCGCCGGCAGCCTTAACCCGTCGCACGCTAGGCCAGGGCAAAGCCGCCTTCGAGGTAACGTCGTTGGGCTTTGGCTGCATGGGCATGAGCTACCACCGCGGGCCCGCCCCCGACCGGAAAACCATGCTCCGGCTGCTACAAAAAGTCGCGGAGTCGGGCGTTACGCTCTTCGACACGGCCGAAGTATACGGCCCGTTCCTCAACGAGGAACTAGTCGGCGAAGCCCTGGCGCCCTTCAAGGGCAAAGTCAACATCACCACCAAGTTCGGCTTCGACATCCGCGACGGGAAGGACCGCGGCATTAACAGCCGGCCGGAGAACATTCGTAAAGTAGCGGAGGCTTCACTGAAGCGGCTGCGGGTAGACGCCATCGAGCTGTTTTACCAGCACCGGCCCGACCCCAAGGTGCCCATCGAGGACGTGGCCGGTACGGTGAAAGACCTTATCAAAGAGGGAAAAGTGAAGCGTTTCGGCCTGTCGGAAGCCGACGCCGCCACCATCCGCAAGGCCCACGCCGTGCAGCCCGTCACGGCCCTGCAGAGCGAATACTCCCTGATGTGGCGTGAGCCGGAAACGGCCGTATTCCCCACCCTCAAGGAGTTGGGGATTGGCTTCGTGCCCTACAGCCCGGTGGGCCGGGGTTATTTGACCGGGATGCTCAACGCGCAAAGCAAATTTTACCCCGGCAACGACAACCGCC is from Hymenobacter tibetensis and encodes:
- a CDS encoding carboxymuconolactone decarboxylase family protein, whose amino-acid sequence is MKRLPFLAAVAALSLLFSIPMNAQQPEPLTKRQQALVTISALTAKGDLPQLHQALGQGLDNDLTINEEKEVLAQLYAYCGFPRSLQGINTLMKVVEERKAQGKHDVLGKEASPITSTEPKYERGKQNLEKLTGKPETGPKTGANAFSPEIDVFLKEHLFADIFERDVLSFQERELATIAALVSLGGVEPMLQAHLGMGMNTGLTEAQLRQVLTLEEKSIGKKEADAGRAVLTKALEAKK
- a CDS encoding T9SS type A sorting domain-containing protein, which translates into the protein MRISTFSFFPLTIKCLFFALALVLSLGAVAQPTAPTWQSAVALDGLSANVSSAAFDASGNLYISRRFSGTLSLSGTTYTSNNGSADVVVLKYAPNGTLQWARLIDSPGNDEVTDLALDAAGNVYVTGIFTGSVTLAPNISLTWNGHTNGQCFIACFSTQGIPQWVQQSTDFARASRLAVHSNGQLSFVGAFFISQSLTIGGMSLSSNADATAYIGRMSAATGAMQSLAQLFSYTAIGSSPLTITYPRLALSPNGDAYVSIAFPPVTTLDFPNFRPVARGNYDLVVAKYNPQNGFEWAQSIGGAGNDYDAGLAIDASGSLYMVGNYDAPATFGTATVLAHTGGTDAYLAKYSPQGGLQWAERMGGSGDDVWRGVALDGTGTVYTMGSFSTTVQFGPSTLTSAGNTDVAVASYSPAGQFRWVQQAGGPGSESAATLGFEANGGAYVRGQFSSTCTFNSTVLSTPLAAENFIARLGSLPLSRRAPVATAMAIYPNPASAWVSLPALPAQTRVHLIDAQGRVARTSVVSGSAHVSVLGLVPGLYTLRVIDVQGRQYTGRVMVK
- a CDS encoding aldo/keto reductase; this translates as MSTNSHNGLLQPNQEPSNHRRNFLKTGAVLGSALLAAPGLLTSAAGNTLSAEAASRASLTTPPAALTRRTLGQGKAAFEVTSLGFGCMGMSYHRGPAPDRKTMLRLLQKVAESGVTLFDTAEVYGPFLNEELVGEALAPFKGKVNITTKFGFDIRDGKDRGINSRPENIRKVAEASLKRLRVDAIELFYQHRPDPKVPIEDVAGTVKDLIKEGKVKRFGLSEADAATIRKAHAVQPVTALQSEYSLMWREPETAVFPTLKELGIGFVPYSPVGRGYLTGMLNAQSKFYPGNDNRLGLPRFTPEALKANYPFVQALLDFGQPRGLTPAQISLAWLLARPEQVVPIPGTTKEAHVHENMASLTSNIAQGEWNQLEATLAKSTLVGSRYPPEQETRAAK
- a CDS encoding cupin domain-containing protein, with amino-acid sequence MSEQTPNTSSPAKTARGAAENFIGTAWVSLVIPPGNPTDCVVGYVTFEPGARNNWHAHPSGQLLVVTAGAGYYQEKGQPALLLRAGDAVSIAPGVVHWHGATATSLFVHYAINPGASQGLGDWMEPVTDEEYQAAHQGS